CTCACCGCCACCCGGCGCGGATATAATCCGCCCATGGACCCGAACACCCCACCCGTCGTCATCGACACCGGCCCGGCGCCGGATGCGAGCGTGATCTGGCTGCACGGACTGGGCGCCGACGGCCACGACTTCGAGCCGGTCATCCCCGAGCTTGGTCTGCCCGCCGGGCTGCATGTGCGTTTCGTATTCCCGCACGCCCCCGTACGCCCGGTCACCATCAACGGCGGCATGGCCATGCGGGCCTGGTTCGATTATCGAAGCCTGGACTTCGGCAGCGGAGAGGCCGTCGAACAGATCCTCGAATCCACCGAACAGGTCAAAACACTCATCGAAGTCGAGCGGGACCGCGGCATACCGCCTGCGCGCATTCTGCTGGCCGGTTTTTCCCAGGGCGGGGTGGTCGCGCTGGCCGCCGCCCTGCGCTGGCCGGAACGCATCGGGGGCGTCGTCGCCCTGTCCTGTTATCTGCCGCGCAACCCGGAACTACTCGCGCATATGCGGGCAGAGGGCGCTGCCCCGCCCGTGTTTCAGGCCCACGGACGGGAGGACCCGCTGATCCCCGTGCAAATCGGTGAAGATACCGCCAGATGGCTTGAAGAACGAACCAAATCCATCCAGTTCAAAACATATCCCGTCGCGCACGGCGTGTGCCTGGAGGAACTGCGCGACATCGGCGCCTGGCTGGCAGCGCGGTTCGGCGACGAACACGCCGCTGGCATTCAAACCAGCGTTGGCTATGATTGATTTATGCCCGATCTCGATACCCCGTCCGCCCGCAGCCCCCGCCTGAGCGCGGGACTGCATCCCGGCGAACCGCTGTACAAGCGTGCCCCGACCCGCGACGAGCACGGCCGCCCGTTGAGCGACTTCATGATGATCATCCCCAAGCTGTGCAAGCGCCCGCAGGATTACATCCAGCAGACGCTGCGCGAGATCGAGGCCGTGCTGCGCTACTACCAGAACGTGGTGGTATTCGCGGACATGAACCTGAAGCTGAATACGCTCTGGGTGACGGTCCGGCCGGTGCCCGGCATCTGCCTGGAGCTGGCCGCCGCCGTGAAGGTACGGGTGCCGGAGGCGCTGCTGGTCGCCCAGAAACAGGAATACTAGAAGACGCCGTCCGCCTATTCGGCCAGTTCCGCCAGCACCTCGGCCGCCTGCAGACGCACCTGCGCCGGG
This window of the Gammaproteobacteria bacterium genome carries:
- a CDS encoding alpha/beta hydrolase-fold protein, which produces MDPNTPPVVIDTGPAPDASVIWLHGLGADGHDFEPVIPELGLPAGLHVRFVFPHAPVRPVTINGGMAMRAWFDYRSLDFGSGEAVEQILESTEQVKTLIEVERDRGIPPARILLAGFSQGGVVALAAALRWPERIGGVVALSCYLPRNPELLAHMRAEGAAPPVFQAHGREDPLIPVQIGEDTARWLEERTKSIQFKTYPVAHGVCLEELRDIGAWLAARFGDEHAAGIQTSVGYD